In Capsicum annuum cultivar UCD-10X-F1 chromosome 7, UCD10Xv1.1, whole genome shotgun sequence, one genomic interval encodes:
- the LOC107878053 gene encoding beta-D-glucosyl crocetin beta-1,6-glucosyltransferase-like: protein MASGSEHRNLRIVMLPYLAYGHITPFLALAKKLSDRGFSIDICSTTINLSFIKEKIPEKYCSSIQLVELHLPNLPELPPHYHTTNGLPKHLKPTLFKALKMARPQFHEILSAKKPDLLIYDIMLLWSSVVATTLNIPSIKFYTVNAAIFSYFFHFYYKPGEQFPFPALYLTEYEQGKMTHEVVNDAEEEVDRDNITENDKFVLVDSSRAIDGKHIDYIDGTGEAKVVPIGTRFQPYDVNRSGNDMEETELMKWLGKKKEHSTIYVSFGSEYFLSKEEMEEIAYGLELSNVNFIWVVRFQKGEQVKLEDALPRGFIERIGERGMLVEGWAPQQRILKHPSIAAFVTHCGWNSSLESIEFGVPIIAIPMLYDQPLNARLLGEIGVAVEVSRDGNGNLDRANIAENIKHVIGDETGKFLRKKMSSLGENVRSRREEEMDGVVEVIALLCDKNQSKNVT, encoded by the coding sequence ATGGCTTCAGGTTCAGAACATCGAAACTTGAGAATTGTAATGTTGCCATACTTAGCTTATGGCCACATCACACCTTTCCTTGCACTAGCCAAGAAACTCTCAGATAGAGGCTTCTCCATTGACATATGTTCCACAACAATTAATCTTAGCTTCATCAAGGAAAAAATCCCAGAGAAGTATTGTTCCTCAATTCAGCTAGTGGAACTCCACTTACCAAACTTGCCTGAACTTCCTCctcattaccacacaaccaatgGCCTTCCAAAACATCTCAAACCAACTCTCTTTAAAGCCCTCAAGATGGCCAGACCACAATTTCACGAAATCTTGAGTGCTAAGAAACCTGATcttttgatatatgatataatgCTCTTATGGTCATCTGTGGTTGCAACTACTCTCAACATCCCATCAATAAAATTCTACACTGTAAATGCAGCTATATTTAGttactttttccatttttattacaAACCAGGAGAGCAATTCCCTTTTCCAGCTCTGTATCTCACGGAATACGAGCAAGGCAAAATGACACATGAAGTTGTTAATGATGCGGAGGAAGAAGTTGACAGAGACAATATTACCGAAAATGACAAGTTTGTGTTGGTGGATAGCTCTAGAGCAATAGATGGAAAGCACATAGATTATATTGATGGAACAGGCGAAGCAAAGGTTGTACCTATCGGGACACGATTTCAGCCATATGATGTGAACCGAAGTGGCAATGATATGGAGGAAACAGAACTGATGAAATGGCTTGGCAAGAAAAAGGAGCATTCAACTATTTATGTCTCTTTTGGAAGTGAGTATTTCTTATCCAAGGAAGAAATGGAAGAGATAGCTTATGGATTAGAGCTCAGCAATGTTAATTTCATATGGGTTGTTAGGTTTCAAAAAGGAGAACAAGTTAAGCTTGAAGACGCACTTCCTCGAGGTTTTATAGAAAGAATTGGAGAAAGGGGAATGTTAGTTGAAGGATGGGCTCCACAGCAAAGAATTCTGAAGCACCCTAGTATTGCCGCATTCGTAACTCACTGTGGTTGGAATTCATCACTCGAGAGCATAGAATTTGGTGTTCCAATCATTGCCATACCCATGCTTTATGATCAACCTCTGAATGCTAGGTTGTTGGGGGAAATTGGCGTAGCCGTTGAAGTCTCAAGAGATGGAAATGGGAATCTTGACAGAGCGAATATAGCTGAGAATATTAAACATGTGATTGGTGATGAAACAGGGAAGTTTTTGAGAAAGAAGATGAGTAGTCTTGGTGAGAATGTGAGGTCGCGACGAGAGGAAGAGATGGACGGAGTTGTTGAGGTGATAGCATTGCTATGTGACAAGAATCAGTCCAAGAATGTCACTTAA